Part of the Tolypothrix sp. PCC 7910 genome, CAGATGTAATTATTACTGGAGCCGGATTACCTCTGATTTTACCAGAATATACCGCAGACTATCCTGATATAGCACTGGTACCGAGTATCTCAAATGTGCAAGCAGCGCAGTTAATCTGCCAAGTTTGGCAAAAACGTTACAATCGCTTACCTGATGCTTTTATTGTGGAGAATTGCCAGAAGGTGGGCGGACATTTTACACAATGCGAACAGATTAATCCTCCAGGATTTTCAATTGCATCTGTAATTTCAGCACTGCGGGAGTATTTTGCAAATCAGCTAGGTGTGAGTATACCGTTGATTGTCACAGGGGGAATTTGGGATCGGGCTGATATTGAGGAGATGTTAGCGATCGCAGCAGATGGTGTGCAAATTGGTACGCGCTTTATTACGACAGAGGAATGTGATGCCGATCGCCGTTATAAAGAATTTCATCTTCAAGCTTGTGCAGAAGATATTATGACAGTGCCTAGTCCTGTAGGCAAACCTAGCCGGGCTTTACGTAATGCATTTGCGGAAAATGCGATCGCAGGTTCATCCTCAATAGAGCGGCGATGCATTGCCAATTGTTTAGAATCATGTCTGTGTCGAGATAGTGGCAAAACCTATTGTTTGCTACAAGCGCTTGCTAGAGCAGGACAAGGGGATGTAGAGAATGGTTTAATTTTTTCTGGCGCGAATGTTAGGTACACTGAGCGAATCATGTCTATTGCCGAACTGATGGCAGAGTTAACCCAGCCTCAAACGGCGATCGCGCTTTAGTTATTAATCAACAGTTGAGTGATATGAATTTGGATGAAATTCTTAAGCGTTACGCTACTGGAGAAAGAAATTTTCAGCGAGTCAATTTACAAGAAGCAGAGCTAACAAACGCCAACCTCAGTGGTGCAGATTTTAGCTATGCTGATTTACGTCAGACTAGGCTCGGTAAAACTAACTTCAGTCAAGGTTGTCTGCGTGAAGCAGATTTAAGTGAATCTATCCTCTGGGGAACAAACTTAAGTGAAGCAGACTTGTATGGTGCAATTCTTAGAGAAGCAGATTTAACTGGTGCAAACTTAATTAAAAGTAATTTAGAAGCAGCGAATTTAATCAAAGCTAGTTTATGTGGCGCTAATTTAACTGGTGTCAAACTTTCTCGTTCTTTGTTATTTCAAGCAGATTTACGTCCCAGTTCCGATCAACGTACAGATTTAGGATATGCAGTATTAACTGGTGCTGACTTGAGCTACGCTGACTTAAGAGCAGCTGCATTGCATCATGCAAACTTAGATGGCGCAAAACTCTGTCGAGCAAACCTCAGCCGGAGAGTGCAGTGGGGAGATATACCCACAGATTTGACTGAAGCGAGTTTACAAAATGCAGACTTAAGCTATGTCAATCTCAGCAATGCCATCCTCCGCAACGCCAATCTAAAAGGCGCAGACTTAACCGGAGCTATTCTCACAGATGTAGACTTCCAAGGCGCAATTATGCCTGATGGCAAAGTCCATGATTAAAAATGTGCGATCGCTCTCCAATATTCAACAAAGATGCGATCGCCTATTCCTCAGCAATAGTTAAAAATCCTTTGCGGTTGACGCTGTTGTGTTTGAATTGGCAATCAGGAGATGGTAAATTACCTGATACTCAAGCCGGACTCTATTAGCAATTTGTTGATGACTTCTACAAATGGAAAAAAGACAAAGTGGGTATGAAAGCCAGCAAATAAGACATCTGCGGCTTAAGTTGACACTAATGTTAGATGCCTTCCCCATGCCCCATGCCCGCAAAATCCCACTCCTTTTTACGTGTAGGATGAGCGTAAAGAAGCTTTCGTCACCAACTTTTATTGTTTCGTGACCAATACTTATATCTTGGTCAACAAAACAAAAGTTTTACTTATTAAACAATTATTTTCGTCACCAACGTTTGTTATTTCGTGACCAATGCTTATGTCTTGGTCAACAAAGCGGAAGTTTTCATCACGAAAGCTTGTATTTTCTTAACCAACGTTATAACGTCTATCTGTAGTCATAAGAATTACCTACCTTGTGCAAATCTTCTCTTAACTAAAAAAGGCTAGAAGCAGCTTTTAACTTACTTCTAACCTTTTTAACTAATGGGCAGTACCAGACTCGAACTGATGACATCCTGCTTGTAAGGCAGGCGCTCTACCAACTGAGCTAACCGCCCGCTCGTTTTCACTCACATTTATAGAATATAGCAAAAGATTTTGAATCGCGCTAGTATTTTTGAGAAAAAATTTTTGAGAACTTTTTAAATGCCCTCTGGTCGAACCCACGATAGCATTACGCTGTATGCTCTGCCGATTGTTGCGGGTGTGACTTTCTGGCAGACTGGCAGTAGCAATGTGACTTTATTCGTTTCCGGCGGGTTTCTGTTTGGTGGGCTGATGTTCGGCCCAGATTTGGATATTTACTCTATTCAATACCAACGCTGGGGCTTCTTGCGCTGGATTTGGCTACCTTATCAAAAAAGTTTACGCCATCGCTCTTTTTTATCCCACGGGCCGATTATTGGCACGACGCTACGGGTAGTTTATCTCTGCTGCTTGCTAGCGATCGCCACAATCATTTTCGTAGCCATTGCCGAAAAGCTCTTGAATACCGCCTCTCTTTGGCAAAACGTCGGTGGAACAGTCGAGCGATCGCTCACAAGTTACGGTACTGAATTCCTCGCCCTATTCTTAGGTATGGAACTCGGTGCTATGAGCCATACTCTCAGCGATTGGAGCAATTCCACATACAAGCGTGTCAAAAGGCAAGGCGTTCGGGCGTTGCTTCCTAGTGGCAAAATTAAGAAACGTAAACCCTATAAGGCAGGGGGGCAGGGAGCAGGGAGCAGGGGGAAAAGGAAGACAAGGGGACAAGGGGACAAGGGGAAATAACTAATACCAAACCCCAAATACCAATGACCAATCACAAATGACTATGAACCAAAATCTAGCAGCATTACAAGAATTAATTGATGTGGTGGCAAAGTTGCGATCGCCTGATGGTGGTTGTCCTTGGGATTTGGCACAAACACCGGAAAGTTTGACACCTTATGTCATTGAAGAAGCTTATGAGGTGGTAGATGCAATTAAGAGTGGCGACCAAAATGCGATCGCAGAGGAATTAGGAGACTTACTCTTACAAGTAGTCTTGCAAGCTCAAATTGCAAGTGAATCTGGGCAATTCTCTCTGAAAGAAATTGCTGAGGGTATTGCCCAAAAGTTGATTCGTCGTCACCCCCATGTATTTGGTGATGTGACAGTGGCGAGTGTCGATGAGGTGCGGCAAAATTGGGAAGAAATTAAAGCCGCAGAAAAAGGCGAACCATCCCCAGAAAATCAAAAACTTAGTACTAAACTCAGTCGCTATGGGCGTAGCCTTCCCCCATTAACAGGGGCGATGAAGATTTCCCAAAAAGCTGCAGATGTAGGGTTTGAATGGGAAAATATCGAAGGAGTATGGGAAAAATTTCATGAAGAGTTAGCCGAATTTCAACAGGCTTTAGCGGAAGAAACCCCAGAAGCCCAACAAGCAGAATTAGGCGACTTACTATTTGCAATCATTCAGCTAGCCCGTTGGCATAATCTCGATCCTAGTGCTGGATTGCAAGGTACAAACCAGCGATTTATCCAAAGGTTACAAAAAATGGAGGCAGTAGTTAACCGCCCCCTTTCGGATTACAGCTTACAAGAGTTGGAAAGTTTGTGGCAACAAGCAAAAGCTCAAATTGCACAGGAAGGCACATAACAATTCAAAATTCAAAATTCAAAATTAGAAAAGCCATATTTAAAAATGGTTTCTGAGTTTGAATCTTTTGCGAAATTTTGGAGAATTCCTATGAGAGGTAGATGCGATATTATTGCCTTCCATTTATTCATCACTGCAAATAGTGATTGTTTGGCAGAACTTAAGATTTTTTAACATCAAACCACTTATCATAAAGCGATTGATAAGTGCCATCTTCTCTGAGGCTTAACAATGCACTATTAATTTGTTTGCGGTAAGTACTGTTATTTGGTAAGACAATACCGTAGTTTTCTTCACGGAAGACACTACCAACAACTTCTACTTTACCTTGACCCTCATGAGCCGCATAAAACAGAAGTACGGGAGCATCAAATACTACAGCATCCGCTTTTTTATTTTGCAGAGCATTGTAAGCTTCCTCAATTTTAGGAACTTCTAAGGTAGAAATATTGTGTTCCTTGAGATATTTTGCGGCTGTACTTCCAGATGTTGTTGCTACTAGCTTACCGGGTAGATCATCTACACTTCTAATATCTCCTTGAAGTTGCTGTACTGTTAGCGATGTAGTAGCTGCGGCTGTGAAGTAGGCAACAAACAGCACGCCGATAAACATCCAAATAATAGCGATAAAACGTCCCACTACTCCTTTAGGCATTTCATCAGCTTGGGTTGCTAATGTGGCTGCAGCCCACCAACAGGCTTTAAAAATACCAGGGAAGTATGATTGATCAATCATGCCTTCTTTGTGATTGCGTTCGGACAGCCAAATAACATGAGCTGCTACTACAATCAGCAGTAGTGCAATGCCAACTACTTGCAAAAGTGAGGCAGAAAAAACCAATTGCAAAATATTAGATAAAGCACCACCATTTGTCTCCGGAGGTCTTACCATGATCTGCAATCCAGCAGCAAACATTGGTAAAGAGAAATCAAAATTCTGCTGACGTTCAGCTGTAATAGAAATAGCTGCAATTCCCGCATTTGCTTTGCCATCCTTAACAGC contains:
- a CDS encoding transporter substrate-binding domain-containing protein codes for the protein MEYHLKKISMINAIAPFAYFYRLYSKNKSKHSPKRHLWLVLVGGILALLVVLTGVHLGLAQNPEPSPTAQVAPKPEEASTNEFVVATRVIAPFVFAEKGELSGFSIDLWRSIATKLGINSKFVEYPNVQDLLSAVKDGKANAGIAAISITAERQQNFDFSLPMFAAGLQIMVRPPETNGGALSNILQLVFSASLLQVVGIALLLIVVAAHVIWLSERNHKEGMIDQSYFPGIFKACWWAAATLATQADEMPKGVVGRFIAIIWMFIGVLFVAYFTAAATTSLTVQQLQGDIRSVDDLPGKLVATTSGSTAAKYLKEHNISTLEVPKIEEAYNALQNKKADAVVFDAPVLLFYAAHEGQGKVEVVGSVFREENYGIVLPNNSTYRKQINSALLSLREDGTYQSLYDKWFDVKKS
- a CDS encoding nitronate monooxygenase family protein translates to MNKSVMTHVLPPLRIGKHIARYPIVQGAMAVRVAGANLAGAVANAGGVGVIASLGLGLYSPDFDKRKRGSFFTANKLALIDELAKARTISQDGVIGVNILVATKDYPVLAQTAAAEGADVIITGAGLPLILPEYTADYPDIALVPSISNVQAAQLICQVWQKRYNRLPDAFIVENCQKVGGHFTQCEQINPPGFSIASVISALREYFANQLGVSIPLIVTGGIWDRADIEEMLAIAADGVQIGTRFITTEECDADRRYKEFHLQACAEDIMTVPSPVGKPSRALRNAFAENAIAGSSSIERRCIANCLESCLCRDSGKTYCLLQALARAGQGDVENGLIFSGANVRYTERIMSIAELMAELTQPQTAIAL
- the mazG gene encoding nucleoside triphosphate pyrophosphohydrolase, which translates into the protein MTMNQNLAALQELIDVVAKLRSPDGGCPWDLAQTPESLTPYVIEEAYEVVDAIKSGDQNAIAEELGDLLLQVVLQAQIASESGQFSLKEIAEGIAQKLIRRHPHVFGDVTVASVDEVRQNWEEIKAAEKGEPSPENQKLSTKLSRYGRSLPPLTGAMKISQKAADVGFEWENIEGVWEKFHEELAEFQQALAEETPEAQQAELGDLLFAIIQLARWHNLDPSAGLQGTNQRFIQRLQKMEAVVNRPLSDYSLQELESLWQQAKAQIAQEGT
- the hetL gene encoding heterocyst differentiation pentapeptide repeat protein HetL, with protein sequence MNLDEILKRYATGERNFQRVNLQEAELTNANLSGADFSYADLRQTRLGKTNFSQGCLREADLSESILWGTNLSEADLYGAILREADLTGANLIKSNLEAANLIKASLCGANLTGVKLSRSLLFQADLRPSSDQRTDLGYAVLTGADLSYADLRAAALHHANLDGAKLCRANLSRRVQWGDIPTDLTEASLQNADLSYVNLSNAILRNANLKGADLTGAILTDVDFQGAIMPDGKVHD
- a CDS encoding metal-binding protein, yielding MPSGRTHDSITLYALPIVAGVTFWQTGSSNVTLFVSGGFLFGGLMFGPDLDIYSIQYQRWGFLRWIWLPYQKSLRHRSFLSHGPIIGTTLRVVYLCCLLAIATIIFVAIAEKLLNTASLWQNVGGTVERSLTSYGTEFLALFLGMELGAMSHTLSDWSNSTYKRVKRQGVRALLPSGKIKKRKPYKAGGQGAGSRGKRKTRGQGDKGK